The DNA segment TCTGTGATTCAGAAATTTCAGAAATTTGCTGCTGCTTATTGGTCAATATTGCAATTTGGCAGCCACCCATGTTTTCCTTGTATATAAATAGCATCAGCTGCAGGCCGTGTTTGTGTGATGATAGAACGATTTGTTTTCGAACAGTTGATCTCCTAGTGAAACTGTAGGTGATTTCATTAGTAGGTCAACTTTTCACGCGTGTTCAATCAGATGTCGGATTCAGCTGAAATATCCGTGTCAATAAACAGGGCAGTAATGACTCCTATGTCTGGATGCCAATTGGACTCTAATGACACAGTTCTGTCTAGCTTACAAGTCTAGATTCCAACGCAAGAAACATGTGACTCCCATTTCCACTTACCACGGGAGGAATATGCCGATTCAAGGACAACGACAACAGGGTCATTTAGTTGGTTCTTTGTCTTTATCCTTCACGTGCAACCTAGTTTGATGATTTCACGAATCAAATACAAAGAACTCGTACGAGATCCGAATCTCGTTGAACTTTCCGAGAGACGGCTCTCCATGGAATTAACAAGTAGAGGCTGGCAAGAGCCTACTACACGGTAGCCACCACCTTGCCACATGTGGTGTGTACAAATGGGTTGGTCCACAGATGTCTCCCATCATTCACCCACTGCTATAACTTCCGGTTCACTAAAACCGTTTTGGTAGGTCGGCCAAGTTTTTTCTAGGACGTGGATACAAAGTTCATGCGTCGGTTAAGTCTCGACAAACGCACAAGTCTGTCGAAACAAGAACGCCACGCACGAGTGCACAGTCCGTCCCCCTACTAGGAGGGATGGGTCCCATAGAATATTAGTTCAATAACACAATGGGCCCGAAGGCCCAGGTGTCTACGAACATATATCGTCATGCTTCACCTTCGATATATATGAGTTCCAGCTGACAGAAGTAGAACCCTAAACTAACTATTTTATGTCACATTAGCTACTACAAAAAACAAAATTCACCTTCTTGAAGGTTGACTTGGCAGGGTCCTTCCTATTCGGCTTCATCAGATTCAAGGTCACCTGCAATGAATCCATCCAGAAAACTTAGGTTAGATATCAAATACAATAACATAAAAGCTGGATATTTACACACGCAATTGTATGTATATGCAGATTTACAAGAACTGATGCaatcaaattaaataataataattgaccaATTTTTAATTTATGGATGGGCCTGCAAGCATATTGTTACAAGGTGAAAAAAAAGGGGGGGTTAGTTTTGAACATCACATTGGAAATATATATTTTACAGCCAGTGGCCACATTAACTAAGTTTGTTCTATGAGATCCTGGGATTGAGCCCATTTAATCTGCATGGTTGACATCCGTAAACAGGCTACAATCTAAAGCTTAAATATAACAACAAATATCTCTCTATAAAGACATCTTGGTAATCAGCCCATTGTCATGCAATTAACAGGTCTCAAGTTCaggtgataataaaaaaaaatagtaggTCAAGAACCATGTAGCACATAGGTGAAATTCCCATAAATGAGTGTAGAGGAGACTGAATCTTATTCATTAATAGCTAAAAGAGGCCTTTTCTACAACACACCTCATCAAAAAGGCACTTCTTTCAAGTAGAGGTCTTGCAAACATCATTTTTCAGTCCGACCCTTCCAGCTTCTTGATGGCAGCCTCAATTGCAGGTACAGCATTCCGAAACGCTTCCCACTGTTCAACCGTCAAACTTATCCCTGAAAGCACAACAGCCATATCAAGTCATCAGAAGGATAACAAAGAAAAGGAGTAATGAGGGCAGCAAATCATTTATCATTTTTCAGAACCAGAAGGATAAGCATCTATCATGGCATAGCCATACACACTGATTTCTGCAGATGCATAAGCATATACATAAACAGAAGGTGGATAAGGGAATGATGACAAACACAGACGAAACGTTATCAGAGTTTGATCAAAACGGTGGTACCCTATATTTCCTTCTGTCACAATAACACATCACGCTACAGCTCTCATTTGTTAGCTCCACAAACAAAAAATGCATAGGGGAGCTCCAATGTCACGCAATCCGATTCCTCACATCAGTCCATACGTAAAACTCATAGCTACAGCTTTAACTCAATCATTTCCTAATGATTGTTGTACCTCACAAGTCATACTACGTCATACTAATTTGCTGACCAAAAATATCTTGACCCATAACTACCAAGGTGTTGCAAATATTAAGGCGTCTTATTCTTGGGAAAACAACGTCTAGCATTGAGCCACTTAATTGAGCAATATGCTGACATTTAAGTTCTGTTCTTCAGTGCTTAGCCAAACTACAATCTACAACTGTGGGACATTCATTTCTTGCACTAACTAGCAGTATATAATTGGCCATGGCGTATTTGACCACTTGATACACCCGGTAACATAGTGGTCAGTGAATCAGTCAGTATGGTATAGGTATAAATGGATGATGACACTCAATACAAGTTTTTACCAACcggagtagagagagagagagagagagagagagaaggaagcaaAAGGGGAGGACTACCCAAGGAGATGGAGGACAGTGCACATTGGCAAGAGGAGACAGACAGACGAGGATGAAGGACAACGGTTATACAGCATCATTAACACAGGAGGAGgtaaatgaagagagagagagagagagagagagagagagagagagagaggacgagaaaagagaggaaggactgTGTAAAATAGacagaaaatgaaaaaagaaaataaggACATCGCAATTGtcctaaatataaaaaaaaactgatgccaacatatatatatatatatatatatatatatatatatatatatatatatatatatatatatatatatatatatataatcgttgGGCCTTtacaactttgttgttgttgtatatctGTAATTGGTATCGATAATACAAGATAAACTTATTGTCCAGCGAGGTTTGGTATTCTTCCATTCACAACCCGATAAACCCTGTACGATGAACTAAACAGGATAGTATAGCCTTTACCGGACCAAACCGAGCAAGATCATCCAATCCTCTTTTATGATGAGAGCACATGTTTTCTTGATTTGATAGAACTTACTTTCGAGGAAAAAGTTGAATGATGAGAAGCATAGAGGTACGGTTTGTTAAAGTAAAGAAGGAAATCTACAATAAAGACCATGAAACATCTAGTTCCAATAGTGTTCTAAAAACCCTACCAAAATAATATCTCCATGACCTTATTTTCTTGGTTTGATCCCTTCCGATTCTAAACCAAAGTAAATAGTATATAATTCACGGTATACATAATTAATTAAGTACAGGTGCAAAAGACCTAGAAAACATAAAAATATTCAGCTAAATCATGATCCCAAGAACCTCGGAACAAACTATCAATTTGATTTTCCATACCTCTTCACATGCAAGTCTTCGTAACAGAACTAATCCTCCAATAACAATGATAGTAGTAATAGATGCGCTATTATGGCGACTGATTATTATATCAGCACAATAACTGAATTTGGGTATCTTTAAAATGCCAAAATTAAGGTCTTCAAAATGTTCTCTTATTTTCTTATGCTTGAACTACTGCAACATAAGCTACTTACAATATTGAAAATTTTAGAAGTGAGTCTAAACTCTAAACACTTCCTCTCCAGTGCATAACCCATTGGTCTTATTTATAGCCGGTATTTGAAAAGAAAAGGGAAGTAAACAAGAAAGCAAAGAATATTTAGAAAGCAAAAGGAAATAGATGAATCACTATAATCCTTTTCCTTCTTTGGGATAAGCTACTTGTAGAAATAGACATTCAAACTGCATCAAAGCAGCATCAACTAATCCTCTCCCAAGTCATCCATCTTCAAAGGAAGAAACAACCATTTTCTCGGCCTGTTTTAATCGTGACCCTTCCATACTCTCTGATGATGGATTTGGGCAAGATGCAAAATATTAGGTCAAAAATGCTAAACCTAAGAAAGGCAATCAGCAGGAAAGCAGGAAGAACTAGAAGTCAGAAGACAAAGATCACCTTTGGAGGAAGGCAGCTCCTTGCCGTCCTTCATATAGTACTCTCGAATCGACAGCAGCGTCTTCCCTCTGAAGTCCTGAAGCGTCACCCTTCTCTTACTCGACAACTGCGACAAGAAGAATCAAACGAATCAACGGAGCAATACGGGGAAAAGGGAAGCATAAATACTAGGGTTTCTCTAATCCTCTAACTGCTCAGGGCTCGTCGAGTAACTTACGCGACAAATGATTAGATCGCCGTCATCATCATACTCTTTGGGCCCACGACGCCTCTTCTTCGCGCCCtcatcctcatcttcctcttcctcttcctcttcctcctcctcctctcgatcTCGTTCCGGTTGCTCCACCGCCACTTCCTCTTGTTCTTGTCCCGGATCGGATTTGTCGTCGTCATGGCCGTCGTTACTATTCTGTGAGATGAGGAAGGATTCGACGATACCACGGACGAAAAGCTTGCGGTCGCGGTGGGAGAGGTCGATGCCGAGCCTCTGGGCCGCCAAGGAGCGGACCTTGAACTCGGTCGTGCTCGTCATATCCGCGTCCCTCAGGATCTGCAGCACCGTCTCCTCGATCTGTCGCTTCGTCTCCTCGTCCATCGCCTCGCTTCCTCCCCCTTCTCTTCTTTTGCCGAGCGAGTCGGGACGGTGTCAGGGGACGACTAAACCCTGGGACGAACGACCAAATGTTACATCGATACGAGTAGGCGAATCATTGACCGTTGGATCTTCATCGTTCGATGGATATAGACTATAAGGGTGCATCAAGAGTTTGTTCTTAGGGGCCGATCGGATCCAACTGGAGTTTAGGAGCCGAATCCGAGAAGCTATTGATCCGAAATGAGCAAATCATTCTCAAGTAAAAGATCAGGAGCTCCACGTTTGCCAACAGCAAAACAGATATCAGTATCGTCAAAGACAGACTTCAATCTTGATGGTTATTACGCAATTGATAAATCTCGCCTTCATATAAGAAAGCCTTAATGAAATTTAAAGTTTAATTTCACACTTTATTTTTCAATTATCAATGTAAAGAGACTAATGACACTTGAATTAGTATAGAATTcactaaatttattttaaaatattaaaattatttaattacaAAGTATTTAGAGCCGATTGATATTTGAATCAGTTTACAATTTGATGGACCGTATTAATAGGTCCAATCGATGACAgacaaaacaaagaaaaatgaGCAAAATTAACAACGGAATTACAAAATACTCCTACAAGCCAAAAAAAGTCATGAAGAGAGCAACAAATAACTAAGAAAAACAAATCAGAAGTATTTGTTCTAAAGAAATATAAAACGACTACAAACATTGTCATAATTAATTATGGTAGTAACTACATAAAGCAAAGGCAAACCATTAAGCTGTAAGAAGCTGCCGCGTGGTTTACGCTTTAAAGGTACATACAGTTCCTACCACCGCCTATCTCAAAAGAAATTTCTAGAACCAATTCCAGTGAAAACTTTTACATCACGTCGGCACCGTTGCCATGTCCAGTCTTCCAACCAGTTGCTTGCAACATTGCCATGTCATCACGACGGCACTGTAAACACACAAACAGTAAGAGGTGAGACAAATGTCAAAAGGAAAACTATATGAAAAGAAAACGACCTATCTTAGAACCTGAGAAGCCCTCTGTAATAAACTCATGTAAATGGTTGAATTACTGAACTGTATGATGTTCATGTTTGGCTTAAATCAGCATAATGCATCCACCACTGAACACACAAGAAATCTAGAACCTCTTGTTATTTTTCGATTGTAATGAGTCGTAAACCGTATCTATAAAACCATTAGAAACATGCAACAGAAGACCTCAACAAGTTCTTATACGGCGGCGGCATCCCATGTTGAGGATTAAGGGGCAAAAACAAGGACTGCAATGTTCGTGAGCAATAAAATTTCATGACCATTAATCTTGTACTTAATTCAAAATGTTAGTATGAAGATGCAATTCACCTTATCAAGCAATGCAAAATATACATCACATATTGCACCCACATTATGATCTCATTTGATTCCTAATGAGCAACAGTCAAATGTAGGCATAGTGACTTACTGTAGGTTGAAGTGTCAATCTGCTCTGGCAGCTCCTTAATGTCCACCTCAAACCTCTCTTGCACCTTCAAGTTATAGCAAGATGACAATCAGACAACACTTAGAGATCAGCAAATAACACACACATTGTTCAGAACATAATAAAAAATACCTGATTGAGAACATCAGAGTCTGAAGCAGAAGAAACAAACGTAATAGCAAGTCCTTTGGTACCAAAACGACCAGCCCTTCCAACCTGAAGAAAAGAAATAATCCTAGGCAGTTAGTAAATTAATGAGTTTTCACTTGCATCTCATTTTAGTCGAGTATAGAGAAAGAGAATGACCCTGTGGAGATAAGTGTCAGCGGAATCTGGCATGTCATAGTTTATCACGATGTTGACTCGCTCAATATCAATTCCCCTCCCAACCAGATCAGTAGCAACAAGAATCCTTTTAAGACCTTCCTTGAAATTCTTATACCTCGTCAACCTGTGGATTATCACAATAAAAAACTAAATACAACTGAAAGGGAGAACTTGTATCAAAACTACCAATGGAACACATAACATACAAGATGTAAACGCCAACATGGACACAACGGATCATATGACATTAGTTCTATTACTGTTCGTTCTGTTTCCAGCATTACCACCACAAGAACATGAGGGGTAAATTTTTAGCCATTCACACAATTTTACAACTGACAAATCACATTGACAAGCAAAAAAGCAATTTGCACAAGTGGTAGTGCTGGTGTAGGCAAAGCAAGAAAGGAATAGGTTGGTCCGAGAAGGATGTCCCTTGAGTAGGGTTTGGGTGTGGTAAGGTGACTGGAGATGCGATGGTGGCTGTAAGAGGTCATACTGACAGAGGTAGTCGTAGAGAGGTGCACAGGACAATAGATCAGGTGTTCAAGGTGATTGTTGTGATGGTGCAAGTGGTAGCAACTCAACCTGTCCACAATAGAGTGAGTCAGGTAGAGGTCGGTGATACATTGGAGGAGATGATAAAGGTTGTGGGAACAAGGAATAGTTGGTAGACATGGATCGAGAAGGTAATGGTAAACCACATTTAAGATCAACTTATTAAGAAAGCATTTCATATAACACAGAAAACTCAATACGGTTACCTTTAAGTTCTTGTGAGAATTCTTTTGATTGACAGGATATCTCCCAAGATGGTAGGATAATGTTTAAGAGGTGCATCAACTGTACTGTAACTCAAGACACAGAATTCCTTTTAAATTCTGGTGAGAACTACTTTTGACAAAAGGCTGTCACACCCACAAATCCCCTGAATTTCTAACCATATGTGACCAAGAAACAGAATACTAAAATATTCTAAATTCAATAACTACCAAACCAACCACCTTCGTTACTCCTTTTGTTCATTATTTAAgcttttatcaattgattttctgTTGTTTTCACCAGCACCCACGATTACCAACTACGTCAAGTGAAAAAGTGCCACAAAAAGATCAGTGACAAGCCAAATGATAAAATGTAAAATGACATCAATCAATATCAATAACCCTGAAACCTCACTTTTTTTGTTTGTGTACATTTAAGAGAGCTAGATAAATAGCCAGATAGATTAAATCATTCATATATCAATAGTCTCATTAAATTTTGCAAATGAGATTTGAATCCATTATGATTGTagttaaagcaagcttcctaaatATCTCATTATAGTATTCTCAAGACCAAGAGAAGagcgaaaagtgttagcttgcaaAATCCTAAAGCTAAGATACAGCACACACTTGTAATTGGAGAATACACATCATCCAAATGAAAGCCAAAACTGAATGCTATATACATTAGCATAGAGAATCAAGCCAGAGAGAGTATGGTCATAGCTATTTACCTTTCCTCCTGTGACATGCCAGAGTGGATACAGATTGATGGGAAGTTGCACTCGACAAGTAACTTGTTCAGCTCCGCTGCTCTACTCACGCTTTTCACAAAGATCACAACTTGATTGAAGTCCAGTGCATCCAAAAGATCATTCAGTTTCCGGTTCTTTTCCAACTCGGTTAGTTTGATGTAGTGCTGCATGATAATGGATATTTAATGGAGAGCAATAACCATCATAATGCTGGGAATCAGAAATATAAAATCAGGTACCTGTACTAGACCATGCAATGTCAGTTTGGCCTCATCGTCAACGTATATTTCCATAGGCTGAAAGGGAAGAAATGTCAGATTAAAGAGGATTAGGGTCTTGTCCTCAAGCTAACTGAATCCAGTACCAAACCAATGATGTATGAACTGCTGGCCAGTTCTGTAAACTAATAGCCACATCAAGGGAACTTCTGATCACCAGTAACCCCCAAAAAGAGCACAAAAAAGTTGTCTGCACTCCACGGATCATTCTTCTCCTTCACCATATACCCAAGTAAAAAGTACTCGCCCCCCAcccacataaataaataaaaattaccataaatctaggaagaCAACAGACAATAACACCAAAAAGCCTGATTCATAAACCTCTCATGGGTGCCAGCCTTGAATCTATAAAGACCAAGACCTTTCAACCCTTTAAGCCACCCAATCATACCAACTAAAATTGGGGTACTAGAAGACTAATCAAACTTCAATAACCTGCTGATTGCGCATAAGCCACAGGTTATCCATAACCAGAACTCAGAAATAAACTAGAGGTAAAAACTCAAAGACTTCTAATCTGAGCTGGCCACAGGACATTACATCTTGCATGAATCTTTTGCAAACGGGGCGGATCTCCTTGCTGAGAGTCGCTGAGAACATCATAACTTGCTTGTCGTGAGGTGTCATTTTGAAGATCTCCTGAACGTCTCTACGCATATCTACAGAACAAACACAACTGTGAAGAGAACTTCCAGGATGTATAGAGGGGCAAAAACAGCCAGATCACTTGCAAGTTAATAGTCAACGGAAAACATCAAAAAGCCGGGGAAAAAAAAGCATACCAAGTGACTCGAGCATCTTGTCACATTCATCAAGAATAAAGTGCCTCACATTCTTCAAAGAAAGATCTTTATCTCTTGCAAGTGCCAGTATTCTTCCTGGTGTGCCGACTACAATATGTGGGCATTCATTCTTCAAAATATCCTTGTGCTTCATGATGTGAACTCCACCATAAAAAACAGCAACCTTAATATCAGGCAAGTAAGTGCTGAACCTCTCGAACTCGTGGCAGATCTACAAGATTATAGCAAAAATGAATTCAAAATCCTCAAAACATCAAACATGTAAAATAAATTATTCCTCAAAAAAGTTATAAACCTGATAAGCCAATTCCCTTGTATGACATAGCACAAGTGCAGCAACTTGCCCTGCAACGGGCTCAATTTGCTGTAGAGTTGAAAGAACAAAAACAGCAGTTTTCCCCATTCCGGACTTAGCTTGGCAGATGACATCCATTCCAAGGATAGCTTGAGGGATGCATTCATGTTGTACTGATGGAGAACCAAACAAAATTGGAGCAGTAGCCCAGTAAGTAAAAATTAACCTTCTTGATCCTTTTAATGGAAAGCTTTACCATTCTCCAGACTCAGGAATATGGAAGTACTGATTACctgcaaatttaaaaaaaattcatgtatCTGTACTGAAAGCATGTAGAATAAATTCCCTTAAACTCATGATTTTTGCTATCTTAAGCAGTTTACAACAATAAATTAATGTAGTTTTACAACACAAAATTAATTCTCAAATagcttaaaatataatattttcaccAACATTAACACTGTTCCTTACCCAGAGTGTGTTccaaactaaaaataataaactcAGGACTTCACCTATAAGAGAAACAGGAATTTTTTAATTGCCGCTAGAATGCatagatgcatttatcaatgctCATGTATTTAGAATTACAAGTTCTAGAAACCAGAAGCAGTACTACATCATATACTAGAAAATGCTTTTCAATCACAAAAAAGGCCACCAATCTGTGCCCTACATTAATGCCTCTACTGCTGTAAAATTGCACTCATCTCATAATAAAGTTTTTGGTAACCCATTCGAGTCACCATATCTGTTATAACCATCAACAGTTGTGAAATTATGCACTCCAAGTCAAGAACTATGTCTCTCTTAAATAT comes from the Musa acuminata AAA Group cultivar baxijiao chromosome BXJ2-8, Cavendish_Baxijiao_AAA, whole genome shotgun sequence genome and includes:
- the LOC135618741 gene encoding DEAD-box ATP-dependent RNA helicase 15 isoform X2, translated to MDVICQAKSGMGKTAVFVLSTLQQIEPVAGQVAALVLCHTRELAYQICHEFERFSTYLPDIKVAVFYGGVHIMKHKDILKNECPHIVVGTPGRILALARDKDLSLKNVRHFILDECDKMLESLDMRRDVQEIFKMTPHDKQVMMFSATLSKEIRPVCKRFMQDPMEIYVDDEAKLTLHGLVQHYIKLTELEKNRKLNDLLDALDFNQVVIFVKSVSRAAELNKLLVECNFPSICIHSGMSQEERLTRYKNFKEGLKRILVATDLVGRGIDIERVNIVINYDMPDSADTYLHRVGRAGRFGTKGLAITFVSSASDSDVLNQVQERFEVDIKELPEQIDTSTYMPS
- the LOC135618741 gene encoding DEAD-box ATP-dependent RNA helicase 15 isoform X1, whose translation is MGEARDNDAYEEELLDYEEEEEKAPDSAAAKASGEAVKKGYVGIHSSGFRDFLLKPELLRAIVDSGFEHPSEVQHECIPQAILGMDVICQAKSGMGKTAVFVLSTLQQIEPVAGQVAALVLCHTRELAYQICHEFERFSTYLPDIKVAVFYGGVHIMKHKDILKNECPHIVVGTPGRILALARDKDLSLKNVRHFILDECDKMLESLDMRRDVQEIFKMTPHDKQVMMFSATLSKEIRPVCKRFMQDPMEIYVDDEAKLTLHGLVQHYIKLTELEKNRKLNDLLDALDFNQVVIFVKSVSRAAELNKLLVECNFPSICIHSGMSQEERLTRYKNFKEGLKRILVATDLVGRGIDIERVNIVINYDMPDSADTYLHRVGRAGRFGTKGLAITFVSSASDSDVLNQVQERFEVDIKELPEQIDTSTYMPS
- the LOC135618740 gene encoding RNA polymerase II transcriptional coactivator KELP-like, producing the protein MDEETKRQIEETVLQILRDADMTSTTEFKVRSLAAQRLGIDLSHRDRKLFVRGIVESFLISQNSNDGHDDDKSDPGQEQEEVAVEQPERDREEEEEEEEEEEDEDEGAKKRRRGPKEYDDDGDLIICRLSSKRRVTLQDFRGKTLLSIREYYMKDGKELPSSKGISLTVEQWEAFRNAVPAIEAAIKKLEGSD